In Tsuneonella amylolytica, one genomic interval encodes:
- a CDS encoding PAS domain-containing protein, translating to MDIDFSELMNASPNPYVVMDKDLRLVWMNRAYLVATMRERDELVGQKMFDAFPSEPGTDSFRLLNDSLERVLRTQEADEIALIRYDIPASDGSMETRFWSATHTPLLNRNGELAYILQHTVDVTELQGLRRLRDEADLVRRAEKVQSTNDSLVRESHRLHAFFDQAPGFVAVLGGPDHVFQMANAAYHRLVGRDDLVGMKVADALPEVVGQGFVDILDQVYRSGDPYLAEREPVSLNVGIGENETTRLLTFVFQPIQSGMGNVSGIIVQGHDVTEEVAFEERQVLLINELQHRVKNTISVVQALAKQSFRSVPESKKALGVFSGRLSALSTAHDLLTSRNWGPASISALLRSTLSAAVGEAVGRIDLDGPDHFLEPETALGLTMLIHELATNALKHGSLSAEAGQVLLSWHIDYRDDTDTVQLDWTESGGPVVSEPRQKGFGSRLIERGLGGGGSGPQISFEPEGFAYSIDFAIAKNPQGASLGRTFARFKHVGTASGDSFEQ from the coding sequence TTGGACATTGATTTTTCTGAACTGATGAATGCCTCGCCCAATCCCTATGTGGTGATGGACAAGGATCTTCGCCTGGTATGGATGAACCGCGCATACCTGGTTGCAACGATGCGCGAACGAGACGAACTCGTTGGCCAGAAGATGTTCGATGCTTTCCCGAGCGAACCCGGCACGGACAGTTTTCGCTTGTTGAATGACTCCCTGGAGCGTGTCCTACGGACTCAGGAGGCCGATGAAATTGCTCTGATCCGGTATGACATTCCGGCGTCGGACGGCTCGATGGAAACGCGCTTCTGGAGTGCGACCCACACACCCCTTTTGAACAGGAACGGTGAGCTGGCATATATCCTCCAGCACACTGTTGACGTGACGGAGTTGCAGGGCCTCAGGCGATTGCGGGATGAAGCCGATCTCGTCCGGCGCGCCGAGAAGGTCCAGTCGACGAATGACAGCTTGGTACGCGAGAGCCATCGGCTTCACGCCTTTTTCGACCAGGCTCCGGGTTTCGTAGCTGTACTCGGGGGGCCGGATCATGTGTTCCAGATGGCGAACGCCGCATATCATCGTCTGGTCGGGCGGGATGATCTGGTCGGTATGAAAGTCGCCGACGCGCTTCCCGAGGTCGTTGGTCAGGGGTTCGTGGATATCCTGGACCAGGTTTATCGCAGCGGCGATCCCTATTTGGCAGAGCGAGAGCCCGTGAGTTTGAACGTCGGCATAGGCGAGAACGAAACCACTCGGCTGCTGACCTTCGTTTTCCAGCCTATCCAGAGTGGAATGGGGAATGTGTCGGGCATCATCGTTCAAGGCCACGATGTTACCGAAGAGGTCGCGTTTGAAGAGCGACAAGTCCTTCTCATCAACGAGCTTCAGCACCGCGTCAAAAACACGATCTCGGTGGTTCAAGCGCTTGCCAAGCAATCATTCCGTTCGGTTCCGGAAAGTAAGAAGGCTCTGGGAGTGTTCTCCGGCAGACTTTCCGCCCTTTCCACCGCCCACGACCTGTTGACCAGCAGGAACTGGGGTCCGGCCTCGATATCGGCGCTGTTGAGATCGACCCTTTCTGCCGCCGTGGGGGAGGCGGTCGGTCGCATCGATCTGGATGGTCCGGACCACTTTCTCGAGCCGGAGACTGCGCTGGGTTTGACGATGTTGATCCATGAACTGGCCACCAACGCGCTCAAACACGGTTCGCTTTCCGCTGAGGCCGGCCAAGTGCTGCTCAGCTGGCATATCGATTATCGAGATGATACCGACACGGTGCAGCTCGACTGGACGGAAAGCGGAGGGCCTGTCGTGTCGGAACCCCGCCAAAAGGGATTTGGCAGTCGTCTGATCGAACGAGGCCTCGGTGGGGGAGGATCAGGGCCGCAGATTAGCTTCGAACCAGAAGGTTTCGCATATTCGATCGACTTCGCGATTGCGAAGAACCCGCAAGGCGCCAGTTTGGGGCGAACATTCGCGCGTTTCAAGCATGTCGGAACGGCGTCTGGCGACAGCTTCGAGCAATAG
- a CDS encoding pseudouridine synthase, whose product MSGIILFNKPYGVLSQFTDERQGAPRPTLARYIGAPDFYPAGRLDFDSEGLLVLCDDGRMQARIADPRYKLAKTYLAQVEGEPDEAALEALRRGVRLRDGITRPARAERIADPMLWPRDPPIRVRKAIPDCWVRLTIAEGRNRQVRRMTAAVGHPTLRLVRWSVGEWALDDLQPGEWRWA is encoded by the coding sequence GTGAGCGGCATTATCCTTTTCAACAAGCCCTACGGCGTGCTGTCGCAGTTTACCGATGAGCGGCAGGGTGCGCCGCGCCCCACGCTCGCCCGCTACATCGGTGCGCCGGATTTCTACCCGGCCGGTCGGCTCGACTTCGACAGCGAGGGTCTGCTGGTGCTGTGCGACGACGGGCGGATGCAGGCGCGCATCGCCGACCCGCGGTACAAGCTGGCCAAGACGTATCTCGCGCAGGTCGAAGGCGAGCCCGACGAAGCGGCGTTGGAGGCGCTCCGGCGCGGGGTCCGGCTAAGAGACGGCATTACGCGGCCCGCCAGGGCCGAGCGGATCGCCGACCCGATGCTCTGGCCGCGCGACCCGCCGATCCGGGTCCGCAAGGCCATTCCCGATTGCTGGGTGCGACTGACCATTGCCGAAGGGCGCAACCGGCAGGTGCGGCGGATGACCGCGGCGGTCGGCCACCCCACGCTGCGGCTCGTGCGCTGGTCGGTCGGGGAGTGGGCGCTGGACGACTTGCAGCCGGGCGAATGGCGCTGGGCGTGA
- a CDS encoding cupin domain-containing protein — MPSLRDFDAAAFLRDHWQKRPLLIRRAFDDWTNPLAPDELAGLACEPEVDSRIVRHTGPQEWQLESGPFAPGRFGELGDSPWTLLVQAVDHHVPEVANLIEPFRFVPDWRIDDVMVSYAADGGGVGPHFDQYDVFLIQGLGRRRWRVGPKCDEASPLLPHDGLRLLAGFEATDEWVLEPGDILYVPPGFAHDGIAVGDDCITYSVGFRAPSRGDLVSAWADHVLDTLDEDDRYADPGLCPAANPGEITPDALARARDLVLGALGDQQAFVAWFGRHVTEPKDERIDWSPEEPLSADDLGELAHAAGTVRFERNPASRFSFVREASDAVILFVDGASFACSGAAASLAQHICAGRNFALAADALADADVMRLVIDLADRGCIAPADED; from the coding sequence ATGCCGTCCTTGCGCGATTTCGATGCCGCCGCGTTCCTGCGCGATCACTGGCAGAAGCGACCGCTGCTGATCCGGCGGGCGTTCGACGACTGGACCAATCCGCTCGCGCCCGACGAACTGGCGGGTTTGGCCTGCGAGCCGGAGGTCGATTCGCGGATCGTGCGGCATACCGGTCCGCAGGAATGGCAACTGGAAAGCGGCCCGTTCGCGCCCGGTCGCTTCGGCGAGCTCGGCGACAGCCCCTGGACGTTGCTGGTGCAGGCAGTCGATCATCACGTGCCCGAGGTTGCGAACTTGATCGAGCCGTTCCGCTTCGTCCCCGACTGGCGGATCGACGACGTCATGGTGAGCTACGCCGCCGACGGCGGCGGGGTCGGCCCGCATTTCGACCAGTACGACGTCTTCCTGATCCAGGGGCTGGGCCGCCGGCGCTGGCGCGTCGGGCCGAAGTGCGACGAGGCCAGCCCGCTTCTGCCGCACGACGGCCTGCGCCTGCTGGCCGGGTTCGAGGCGACCGACGAATGGGTGCTGGAGCCCGGCGACATTCTCTACGTCCCCCCCGGCTTCGCGCACGACGGCATCGCGGTCGGCGACGATTGCATCACCTATTCGGTCGGCTTTCGCGCTCCCTCACGCGGCGATCTCGTCTCGGCATGGGCGGATCACGTGCTGGACACGCTGGACGAGGACGATCGCTACGCCGACCCCGGTCTCTGCCCCGCCGCCAATCCGGGCGAGATCACGCCCGACGCGCTGGCACGGGCGCGCGACCTCGTGCTGGGCGCCTTGGGCGACCAACAGGCCTTCGTCGCGTGGTTCGGCCGCCACGTCACCGAACCGAAGGACGAACGGATCGACTGGTCGCCGGAAGAGCCATTGTCCGCCGATGATCTGGGAGAATTGGCGCACGCAGCTGGCACGGTCCGCTTCGAGCGCAATCCGGCCAGCCGCTTCTCGTTCGTTCGCGAAGCATCGGACGCCGTGATCCTCTTCGTCGACGGTGCCTCGTTCGCGTGCAGCGGCGCGGCGGCATCCCTCGCGCAGCATATCTGCGCCGGCCGGAACTTCGCGCTTGCGGCCGATGCGCTGGCCGACGCGGACGTGATGCGTCTGGTAATCGACCTTGCCGATCGCGGGTGTATTGCTCCCGCGGACGAAGATTAG
- a CDS encoding ATP-binding protein has translation MKNRIDLGEDPGGAPVLLDVEELLATRLLVQGNSGSGKSHLLRRLLEKSAAIVQQVVIDPEGDFVSLADEFGHVVIDGAAYSEAEIVRLAARVREHRASVVLALDGLEIDNQMRCAAQFLSALFDAPDNHWYPALVIVDEAQLFAPSASGEVSDDARRASLAAMTNLMCRGRKRGLAGVIATQRLAKLAKNVAAEASNFLMGRTFLDIDMVRAADLLGMERRQAEQIRDLERGHFLGLGPAISRRSVAVRIGSVQTRAKSTVAGLTPPPAATGDDMAAILHAPPEEPPAQASLWEPASPPPVAAASLQATIARQDMPSAAPALPEPSEEDAAAIVRSVMSDMADEDGCTFQPGAALFQDFTVRCRMRGLKNHGLDAARFRRAFSTALAGLDPGEPEEKDAELLGLADTIPDDLVAPFLAIGKAAIAGEPCPDDEALAVLYGTRSVGRARRMLDHLERSDLVVVRTDFSGRRSIAIPRLDVATAMA, from the coding sequence GTGAAGAATCGGATCGATCTGGGGGAGGACCCCGGCGGGGCTCCCGTCCTGCTCGACGTGGAGGAACTGCTCGCCACGCGCCTGCTGGTGCAGGGCAACAGCGGATCGGGCAAGTCGCACCTCCTGCGCCGCCTGCTCGAAAAGAGCGCGGCGATCGTCCAGCAGGTCGTCATCGATCCGGAAGGCGATTTCGTCAGCCTGGCCGATGAATTCGGCCACGTGGTGATCGACGGAGCCGCCTATTCCGAAGCCGAAATTGTGCGCCTCGCCGCACGGGTCCGCGAACACCGCGCCAGTGTCGTCCTCGCGCTCGACGGGCTGGAGATCGACAACCAGATGCGCTGCGCGGCGCAGTTCCTGTCGGCATTGTTCGATGCGCCCGACAACCACTGGTACCCGGCACTGGTCATCGTGGACGAGGCGCAACTGTTCGCGCCGTCCGCCTCGGGCGAAGTCAGCGACGATGCCCGCCGTGCCTCGCTTGCCGCGATGACGAACCTCATGTGCCGGGGCCGCAAGCGGGGTCTTGCCGGGGTGATCGCGACCCAGCGCCTCGCGAAGCTGGCGAAGAACGTGGCCGCCGAGGCTTCCAATTTCCTGATGGGCCGCACTTTTCTCGACATCGACATGGTCCGCGCAGCCGATCTCCTCGGCATGGAGAGGCGACAGGCCGAACAGATCCGCGACCTCGAGCGCGGCCATTTCCTCGGTCTCGGCCCCGCGATCAGCCGAAGGTCGGTCGCGGTCAGGATCGGCAGCGTGCAGACGCGCGCCAAGTCCACCGTCGCCGGCCTCACCCCGCCGCCCGCGGCGACCGGCGACGACATGGCCGCCATCCTTCATGCCCCGCCGGAAGAGCCGCCGGCGCAGGCGAGCCTGTGGGAACCGGCCTCCCCCCCGCCCGTCGCCGCCGCATCGCTCCAGGCGACCATCGCGCGGCAGGACATGCCGAGCGCGGCCCCGGCCCTGCCGGAACCTTCGGAAGAGGACGCCGCGGCGATCGTGCGGTCGGTGATGTCGGACATGGCGGACGAGGACGGCTGCACCTTCCAGCCGGGCGCGGCACTGTTCCAGGATTTCACCGTCCGGTGCCGGATGCGCGGGCTGAAGAACCACGGGCTCGATGCAGCGCGCTTCCGGCGGGCGTTCTCGACCGCTCTGGCGGGTCTCGACCCCGGCGAACCCGAGGAAAAGGACGCGGAACTGCTCGGTCTGGCCGACACCATCCCCGACGATCTCGTCGCCCCGTTCCTCGCCATCGGCAAGGCTGCCATCGCGGGCGAGCCCTGCCCCGACGACGAGGCGCTGGCGGTGCTTTACGGCACCCGCTCGGTCGGCCGCGCGCGGCGCATGCTCGACCATCTCGAACGCAGCGACCTGGTCGTGGTGCGGACCGATTTTTCCGGACGCCGCTCGATCGCGATCCCGCGCCTCGACGTCGCCACCGCGATGGCGTGA
- a CDS encoding XdhC family protein yields the protein MVVDEDHAALAAAAAGGAALCTIVGIEGSFSRRVGAQLAVSPGGEVVGSLSDGCLEEQVARDCLECAGPEVRRYGRGSPLIDFRLPCGGGLDILLDPSPDRAACEQAMDALADRRLAALPLPAVAGERAARSYIPRLKIRAFGEGPELASLAKVADAAGLAIEAHDKGDLVLGQPAGREPADMWTAVVLLFHDHEWELALLEEALASDAFYIGAQGGRQARDARLVELAARGASGEALARIRSPIGVPAGSRTPQTLALSALAEITHAYERLRPDF from the coding sequence ATGGTGGTGGACGAGGATCATGCGGCGCTGGCCGCCGCGGCGGCGGGCGGGGCGGCGCTGTGCACGATCGTAGGGATCGAGGGCAGTTTTTCTCGCCGGGTCGGGGCGCAACTGGCCGTCAGCCCGGGGGGCGAAGTCGTCGGCAGCCTGTCGGACGGTTGCCTCGAGGAGCAGGTCGCCCGCGATTGCCTAGAATGCGCCGGGCCCGAAGTGCGGCGCTATGGCCGGGGATCGCCGCTGATCGATTTTAGGCTGCCCTGCGGCGGCGGGCTCGACATATTGCTCGACCCTTCACCCGATCGTGCGGCGTGCGAGCAGGCGATGGATGCACTTGCCGACCGCCGTCTTGCCGCCTTGCCGTTGCCGGCGGTTGCGGGCGAGCGTGCAGCACGGTCCTACATCCCGCGCCTCAAGATCAGGGCATTCGGGGAAGGGCCGGAACTGGCCAGTCTCGCGAAAGTGGCGGACGCGGCGGGTCTCGCGATCGAGGCGCACGACAAGGGCGATCTCGTGCTCGGCCAGCCTGCGGGGCGCGAGCCGGCTGATATGTGGACCGCCGTCGTCCTGCTGTTCCACGACCACGAATGGGAACTCGCGCTGCTCGAAGAAGCGCTGGCGAGCGATGCGTTCTACATCGGCGCGCAGGGCGGCCGCCAGGCCCGCGACGCCCGGCTGGTCGAACTGGCGGCGCGCGGAGCGAGCGGCGAAGCGCTCGCGCGCATCCGCAGCCCCATCGGCGTTCCGGCGGGCAGCCGCACGCCGCAGACCCTGGCGCTGTCGGCCCTGGCGGAGATCACCCATGCCTACGAACGGCTGCGCCCTGATTTCTGA
- a CDS encoding nucleotidyltransferase family protein, with protein MPTNGCALISDRRGTAFALLAAGRGARFGPGKLTADLAGKPLWRRSVDAAFEASIDAIVVVTNDAAIAAMCAAEGWQAVANPDAASGIASSVQVAARATDEFDRTIVALADMPFVEPAHIAALVAAGGTAFTCLPGGRPGVPAAFDRAGRARLAVLTGDRGAAALDWPDAHLIQPADPESLLDVDTPEALERARALAVRRWPAASR; from the coding sequence ATGCCTACGAACGGCTGCGCCCTGATTTCTGACCGGCGCGGGACGGCGTTCGCGCTGCTGGCCGCAGGGCGGGGTGCGCGCTTCGGGCCGGGCAAGCTGACTGCGGACCTTGCCGGAAAGCCGCTCTGGCGCCGCTCGGTCGATGCCGCGTTCGAAGCGAGTATCGATGCCATCGTGGTCGTCACCAACGATGCCGCGATCGCGGCAATGTGCGCGGCCGAGGGCTGGCAGGCCGTCGCCAATCCCGATGCCGCATCGGGTATCGCGTCCTCGGTCCAGGTCGCGGCGAGGGCGACCGACGAATTCGATCGCACGATCGTCGCGCTGGCGGACATGCCCTTCGTCGAACCGGCCCATATCGCCGCGCTGGTCGCTGCGGGTGGCACCGCCTTCACTTGCCTGCCCGGCGGTCGCCCCGGTGTGCCCGCCGCGTTCGACCGGGCGGGCCGGGCACGGCTGGCCGTGCTGACCGGCGACCGGGGCGCGGCAGCGCTCGACTGGCCGGACGCGCACTTGATCCAACCGGCGGACCCCGAAAGCCTGCTCGATGTCGATACGCCGGAAGCGCTCGAGCGCGCGCGGGCCCTTGCGGTCAGGCGATGGCCGGCAGCTTCTCGATAA
- the paoC gene encoding aldehyde oxidoreductase molybdenum-binding subunit PaoC — protein sequence MKFEAPATGKTLVDDPKVIGKPTRRIDGPRKVTGTAPYAYERHDVVSGQAYGYIVGSAIAKGRIASMDLAAARKAPGVLAIVAATEHEPVGTSNFNTAPLFGGRDIAHYHQAIAVVVAETFEQARAAAGLIRTGYDRADGRYELAKGKDGAKIARGWSEPEDVKRNGDFAKAFAAAPVQLDETYTTPDEAHAMMEPFATIAAWEGDKLTVWTSNQMIDWGRGALAKILGMPKENVRLDSPFVGGGFGGKLFIRADAVMAALGAKAAKRPVKIAMQRPLMFNNSTHRPATIQRLRIGADRDGRILAMGHECWSGNLPGGSAENGAAQTRSLYAGPDNLTASYIAELDLPEGNAMRAPGEAPGHMALEVAMDGLAEKLGIDPVELRIRNEPETKPSDPSKRFSDRHLVECLRQGADRFGWSKRNARPASVRDGRWLVGMGVAAGYRGAPTTKSAARVSLDANGGLRVETDMTDIGTGSYTIIAQTAAECMGVPLSAVRVDLGDSRMPVSSGSGGQWGAASSTAGVYAACVELRRKVAEKFGFDADAATFADGRVTGGGTARKLAEAGPMSAEGEMDFGAFQKDYDIGTYAGHFAEVGVDMYTGETRIRRMLAVCDAGRILNPLSARSQVIGAMVMSAGAALMEDLVVDKRFGFFVNHDLAGYEVPVHADIPHQEVVFLDTLDDKVSPLKAKGVGELGICGPGAAVANAIYNATGVRVREYPITLDKLIEKLPAIA from the coding sequence ATGAAATTCGAAGCCCCCGCCACCGGCAAGACCCTGGTCGACGATCCCAAAGTCATCGGCAAGCCCACCCGCCGCATCGACGGGCCGCGCAAGGTCACCGGCACCGCGCCCTATGCCTATGAACGGCACGACGTCGTCTCGGGCCAGGCCTACGGCTACATCGTCGGTTCGGCCATCGCCAAGGGGCGCATCGCCTCGATGGACCTTGCCGCCGCGCGCAAGGCGCCGGGTGTCCTCGCGATCGTCGCCGCGACCGAGCACGAGCCGGTGGGCACCAGCAACTTCAACACCGCGCCGCTGTTCGGCGGGCGCGACATCGCGCACTACCACCAGGCGATCGCGGTCGTGGTTGCCGAAACCTTCGAGCAGGCGCGCGCCGCCGCCGGCCTCATCCGCACCGGCTACGACCGGGCGGACGGACGCTACGAACTCGCCAAGGGCAAGGACGGTGCCAAGATCGCCCGCGGCTGGAGCGAACCGGAAGACGTGAAGCGCAACGGCGATTTCGCCAAGGCCTTCGCCGCCGCGCCGGTCCAGCTCGACGAGACCTACACCACGCCCGACGAGGCGCATGCGATGATGGAGCCCTTCGCGACCATTGCGGCGTGGGAGGGCGACAAGCTGACCGTGTGGACCAGCAACCAGATGATCGACTGGGGCCGCGGGGCGCTGGCGAAGATCCTGGGCATGCCGAAAGAAAACGTGCGGCTCGATTCGCCGTTCGTCGGCGGCGGATTCGGCGGCAAGCTGTTCATTCGCGCCGACGCTGTCATGGCGGCGCTCGGGGCGAAGGCGGCGAAGCGACCGGTCAAGATCGCCATGCAGCGGCCGTTGATGTTCAACAACTCGACCCACCGCCCGGCGACCATCCAGCGCCTGCGGATCGGTGCGGATCGCGACGGGCGCATCCTGGCGATGGGCCACGAATGCTGGTCGGGCAACCTGCCCGGCGGCAGCGCGGAGAACGGCGCAGCCCAGACCCGGTCGCTCTACGCCGGCCCGGACAACCTCACCGCCAGCTATATCGCCGAACTCGACCTGCCCGAAGGCAACGCGATGCGCGCTCCGGGCGAGGCACCTGGGCACATGGCGCTCGAGGTGGCAATGGACGGACTCGCCGAAAAGCTCGGCATCGACCCCGTCGAACTGCGTATCCGCAACGAGCCCGAGACGAAGCCGTCCGATCCGTCGAAGCGGTTTTCCGATCGTCATCTCGTCGAATGCCTGCGCCAGGGGGCCGATCGGTTCGGCTGGTCGAAGCGGAACGCGAGGCCCGCGAGCGTACGCGACGGGCGCTGGCTGGTCGGCATGGGTGTCGCCGCCGGCTATCGCGGCGCACCGACCACCAAGTCGGCCGCCCGGGTCAGCCTCGATGCGAACGGCGGCCTCCGGGTGGAGACCGACATGACCGACATCGGCACGGGCAGCTATACCATCATCGCGCAGACCGCCGCAGAATGCATGGGCGTGCCGCTGTCCGCGGTGCGCGTGGACCTCGGCGATTCGCGGATGCCGGTCTCGTCGGGCTCGGGCGGCCAGTGGGGCGCGGCGAGCTCGACCGCGGGCGTCTACGCCGCATGCGTGGAACTGCGCCGCAAGGTGGCGGAAAAGTTCGGCTTCGACGCGGATGCCGCGACCTTCGCCGACGGGCGCGTGACGGGCGGCGGCACCGCACGGAAGCTGGCCGAAGCCGGCCCGATGTCGGCCGAAGGCGAGATGGACTTCGGCGCGTTCCAGAAGGATTACGATATCGGCACGTACGCCGGGCACTTCGCCGAAGTGGGCGTGGACATGTACACCGGCGAGACGCGTATCCGCCGGATGCTGGCGGTGTGCGACGCGGGGCGCATCCTCAACCCGCTGTCGGCGCGCAGCCAGGTCATCGGGGCGATGGTGATGTCCGCCGGGGCGGCGCTGATGGAAGACCTCGTGGTCGACAAGCGCTTCGGTTTCTTCGTCAACCACGACCTTGCGGGCTACGAAGTGCCGGTGCACGCCGACATCCCGCATCAGGAGGTCGTGTTCCTCGACACGCTGGACGACAAGGTCAGCCCGCTGAAGGCCAAGGGTGTCGGCGAGCTCGGCATCTGCGGGCCGGGCGCGGCGGTCGCCAACGCGATCTACAACGCCACCGGCGTGCGGGTGCGCGAGTATCCGATCACGCTCGACAAGCTTATCGAGAAGCTGCCGGCCATCGCCTGA
- a CDS encoding FAD binding domain-containing protein, protein MRSFTYERAANPQAAARAVAARPGAKFIAGGTNLLDLMKLEIETPTHLVDIQDAGLGSIEETTEGGLRIGAFVTNTALSAHPRIMRDYAVLTRAIQAGASGQLRNKATTAGNMLQRTRCPYFYDPNMPCNKRKPGSGCAAVGGFSRQLGVVGVSDKCIATYPGDMANAMTVLDAVVETIAPDGTTRAILASEFHRLWGDTPEIETALKPGELVTAVVLPKPVGGTHVYRKVRDRASYAFALVSVAAIIQPDGSGRVSFGGVAPRPWRTAKADDALPLGAKAVVQQAFAGATPRDDNRFKIPLAERTLAAVLADVRS, encoded by the coding sequence ATGCGCAGCTTCACCTACGAACGCGCCGCCAACCCCCAGGCCGCCGCCCGCGCGGTCGCGGCGAGGCCGGGGGCCAAGTTCATCGCCGGCGGCACCAACCTGCTCGATCTCATGAAGCTCGAGATCGAAACCCCCACTCACCTCGTCGACATTCAAGACGCCGGGCTCGGCAGCATCGAGGAAACGACCGAGGGCGGCCTGCGCATCGGCGCCTTCGTCACAAACACCGCGCTCAGCGCCCATCCGCGCATTATGCGCGATTATGCCGTGCTGACCCGCGCGATTCAGGCGGGGGCCAGCGGCCAGCTCCGCAACAAGGCGACGACCGCGGGCAACATGCTCCAGCGCACCCGCTGCCCGTATTTCTACGACCCCAACATGCCCTGCAACAAGCGCAAGCCCGGCAGCGGCTGCGCGGCCGTCGGCGGCTTTTCGCGCCAGCTCGGCGTGGTCGGCGTGTCGGACAAGTGCATCGCGACCTACCCCGGCGACATGGCCAACGCGATGACCGTGCTCGACGCCGTGGTGGAGACGATCGCGCCCGACGGCACGACTCGCGCAATCTTGGCGAGCGAGTTCCACCGGTTGTGGGGCGACACGCCCGAGATCGAGACCGCGCTCAAGCCCGGCGAACTCGTCACCGCGGTCGTCCTGCCCAAACCGGTCGGCGGTACCCACGTCTACCGCAAGGTGCGTGACCGCGCATCCTATGCCTTCGCGCTGGTCTCGGTGGCGGCGATCATTCAGCCCGACGGTAGCGGCCGTGTCTCGTTCGGCGGGGTTGCCCCCAGGCCGTGGCGCACCGCCAAGGCCGATGACGCGCTGCCGCTCGGCGCTAAGGCTGTGGTGCAGCAGGCGTTCGCCGGTGCCACCCCGCGCGACGACAACCGTTTCAAGATACCGCTCGCCGAACGCACGCTGGCCGCCGTGCTCGCCGATGTGAGGAGCTGA
- the paoA gene encoding aldehyde dehydrogenase iron-sulfur subunit PaoA — protein sequence MSEPILPLSRRALLGSSAAGAAALSAPAARAQSALAAAGGSATARMPVTLKVNGSERTLSLDPRTTLLDALREHLQLTGTKKGCDHGQCGACTVMVNGDRINSCLSLAVQHAGDEVTTIEGLGSPGSLHPMQDSFVEHDGYQCGYCTPGQICSSVAMLKEIERGVPSHVTGELGAKMRASDSEIRERMSGNICRCGAYSNIVAAITDVAGA from the coding sequence ATGAGCGAACCGATCCTGCCCCTGTCTCGGCGGGCTCTCCTCGGCAGTTCGGCCGCGGGGGCGGCGGCGCTGTCGGCACCGGCCGCACGCGCGCAGTCGGCCCTCGCCGCCGCTGGGGGCAGCGCCACGGCGCGGATGCCGGTGACGCTCAAGGTCAACGGCAGCGAGCGCACCCTTTCGCTCGACCCCCGCACCACCCTGCTCGACGCGCTGCGCGAACACCTGCAGCTGACCGGCACCAAGAAGGGCTGCGACCACGGCCAGTGCGGCGCGTGCACCGTCATGGTGAACGGGGACCGGATCAACTCCTGCCTCTCCCTCGCCGTCCAGCATGCCGGGGACGAGGTGACCACGATCGAGGGGCTGGGATCGCCCGGCAGCCTCCACCCGATGCAGGACTCCTTCGTCGAGCACGACGGCTACCAGTGCGGATATTGCACGCCGGGGCAGATCTGTTCGTCGGTCGCGATGCTGAAGGAAATAGAGCGCGGCGTGCCGAGCCACGTGACCGGCGAACTCGGCGCGAAGATGCGCGCGAGCGACAGCGAAATCCGCGAGCGCATGAGCGGCAACATCTGCCGCTGCGGCGCCTATTCAAACATCGTCGCGGCGATCACCGACGTGGCGGGGGCCTGA